The Brassica napus cultivar Da-Ae chromosome C7, Da-Ae, whole genome shotgun sequence genome has a segment encoding these proteins:
- the LOC106399894 gene encoding subtilisin-like protease SBT3.6, producing the protein MVYSYRHGFSGFSAKLTKSQAKKIANLPEVVHVIPDSFYKMKTTRTWDYLGLSASSPKNLLNETNMGEQIIIGIIDTGMTSLLLRFSLIFIAGVWPESEVFNDDGIGSVPSHWKGGCQSGEMFNSSHCNKKLIGAKYFINGFLEENKSFNSKESLDFISPRDLNGHGTHVATIAAGSYVQDISYKGLAGGVVRGGAPRARIAMYKGCWYLDDLDITTCSSADILKAMDEAIHDGVDVLSLSLGSVVPLHGETDIRDGISTGAFHAVLKGITVVCAGGNSGPEAQTVTNTAPWIVTVSATTLDRSFPTPITLGNNKVILVTILQGQIVCLLRKYSDDMCLILSLVIILQGQAMYTGPELGFTSLVYPEDPGNSNETFSG; encoded by the exons ATGGTATACAGTTACCGACATGGCTTCTCAGGTTTTTCAGCCAAGCTTACCAAGTCCCAAGCCAAGAAAATAGCAA ATTTACCTGAAGTTGTTCATGTCATACCGGATAGTTTCTACAAGATGAAAACAACTCGGACTTGGGACTACTTAGGACTTTCTGCCTCCAGTCCAAAGAATCTTCTAAATGAAACTAATATGGGTGAACAGATTATCATCGGCATTATTGACACAGGTATGACT AGTCTTCTTCTTAGATTCTCTTTGATTTTTATTGCAGGAGTATGGCCAGAATCTGAAGTATTTAACGACGATGGGATTGGATCGGTGCCGAGCCACTGGAAAGGAGGCTGTCAATCAGGAGAGATGTTCAACTCCTCCCACTGCAATAAAAAGCTCATAGGAGCTAAGTATTTCATCAATGGCTTCCTCGAGGAGAACAAAAGCTTCAACTCTAAAGAATCACTTGATTTCATTTCCCCTAGAGACCTCAATGGTCATGGCACGCATGTCGCCACCATCGCGGCAGGTTCTTACGTGCAGGACATTAGCTACAAGGGCCTAGCTGGAGGGGTTGTGAGAGGTGGGGCACCACGTGCTCGTATAGCAATGTACAAGGGTTGTTGGTATCTGGATGATTTAGACATAACAACTTGTTCATCTGCTGACATTTTGAAAGCTATGGACGAGGCAATTCATGACGGTGTTGATGTTTTGTCACTCTCTCTTGGCTCTGTGGTTCCTCTGCATGGAGAAACTGATATCCGCGATGGGATATCCACAGGAGCCTTCCATGCCGTCTTAAAGGGTATCACGGTTGTTTGTGCAGGTGGTAACTCTGGCCCCGAGGCTCAAACAGTGACAAACACGGCGCCTTGGATTGTCACTGTGTCTGCAACTACTCTAGACCGGTCCTTTCCCACTCCTATCACACTTGGGAACAATAAAGTGATACTGGTAACTATATTGCAGGGTCAAATTGTATGTCTACTAAGAAAATATTCTGATGATATGTGTCTTATTTTGAGTTTGGTCATTATTTTACAGGGTCAAGCAATGTACACAGGTCCAGAACTTGGCTTCACTAGCTTGGTTTACCCAGAGGATCCAGGGAACAGCAACGAAACCTTTAGTGGGTAA